A window of the Eleutherodactylus coqui strain aEleCoq1 chromosome 8, aEleCoq1.hap1, whole genome shotgun sequence genome harbors these coding sequences:
- the LOC136576977 gene encoding uncharacterized protein, with protein sequence MKQQTSHLPTVLDTPLQNPELTIFIDGSRYADSKGRFHTGYAITTEDTILQAQRLPSTMSAQEAELQALISACKLAKGKTANIYTDSRYALGVAHDFGLIWKTRGFLTTAGTPVKHHEAIGELMDALLLPTQVAVLKVKAHGKLNSPEARGNYLADKAAKEAAAGPDEGSETRVEDQPMEMVAQTGPEVSTTPDVRSLSEAQARVTPEELKIWEDKGATKDRRGLYQISRKPCLPRSLYPAVVQWAHGPTHLSKMLMNALIQKYYVAPGISVLTDRYCKSCVTCAECNPGRMERVPAKHLARPMYPFQRIQIDHIQMPKSGRYEYALVVVDVFSGWPEAYAVSNMTAKTTAKKLLSELVCRFGIPEVIESDQGPAFTANVTKEIWQALGSSLLFHTPYHPQSSGKVERLNGTLKSKMLKMTQETGLPWTDCLPIALFSVRYTPRGDHALSPYEILFGSAPRLGCYYPQQLQLQSDVLTKYVTSLAKELTRVHAQVFSSIPDPEADTGTHTLKPGDWVYVKKFLRKHSLEPRFDGPYQVLLTTATAVKLAGRPTWIHASHSCCVVPCVKKTCETAVEKAAPTMSLLDASPDGVDKSYTPLKTLNPTYNALQL encoded by the exons ATGAAACAACAAACCTCACACCTACCTACTGTCCTAGATACCCCACTGCAGAATCCTGAACTTACAATTTTTATTGACGGTTCCAGGTACGCGGACAGCAAGGGAAGGTTTCACACGGGGTATGCAATCACTACGGAAGACACCATCCTCCAAGCTCAGAGACTGCCTTCAACGATGTctgcacaagaagcagaactgcaagccctgatttcagcctgtaaattggccaaagggaagactgcaaatatctacacggactccaggtatgctCTTGGAGTGGCACACGACTTTGGACTAATATGGAAAACCAGGGGATTCCTGACGACAGCTGGTACTCCAGTGAAACATCATGAGGCTATCGGAGAACTGATGGATGCGCTACTTCTACCTACCCAAGTGGCTGTGCTGAAAGTCAAGGCTCACGGAAAGTTAAATTCACCAGAAGCTAGAGGGAACTATCTAGCCGACAAggcagctaaagaagcagcagcaggtcCAGACGAAGGAAGTGAGACTCGAGTGGAGGATCAGCCAATGGAAATGGTCGCTCAGACGGGACCAGAAGTGTCTACCACCCCAGATGTAAGAAGTCTTTCAGAAGCACAGGCGAGAGTTACGCCAGAAGAGCTGAAAATCTGGGAAGATAAGGGGGCTACCAAAGACAGAAGAGGGCTGTATCAAATCTCAAGGAAACCCTGTCTTCCAAGATCTCTGTACCCGGCAGTGGTACAATGGGCTCATGGACCCACGCATTTATCCAAAATGCTGATGAACGCCCTCATTCAGAAGTACTACGTGGCCCCTGGAATCTCGGTTCTGACTGACCGATACTGTAAGTCGTGCGTTACTTGTGCGGAATGTAACCCAGGACGTATGGAGAGGGTTCCTGCAAAACACCTTGCCAGACCCATGTATCCCTTtcaacggatccagattgaccacatccaaatGCCAAAGAGCGGGCGATACGAATACGCCCTAGTAGTAGTAGATGTCTTCTCCGGCTGGCCAGAAGCATACGCAGTGAGCAATATGACTGCAAAGACTACTGCTAAGAAACTACTCTCAGAACTCGTTTGCAGGTTCGGAATCCCAGAGGTCATCGAAAGTGACCAAGGTCCAGCGTTCACTGCCAACGTCACCAAAGAAATTTGGCAGGCCCTTGGTAGCAGTCTGCTGTTCCATACACCTTaccacccccagagtagtggaaaggtagaGAGACTTAATGGCACACTAAAGAGCAAAATGCTCAAAATGACGCAGGAAACAGGGCTACCCTGGACAGACTGTCTCCCAATAGCCCTGTTCAGTGTGAGATATACACCCAGGGGGGATCACGCACTATCCCCCTATGAAATCCTGTttgggtcagccccaaggttaggttgttactacccccaacagttacaactgcaatctgatgtgttgactaagtatgtgacttcccttgccaaagaactaaccagggtccatgcacaggtgttctcttccattccagatccagaggcggacaccggGACCCATACCTtgaagcctggggattgggtgtatgtcaagaagttcctcaggaagcactccctcgagcctcgatttgatggtccctaccaggtgcttctgactactgccacagctgtgaaattaGCCGGAAGACCCACCTGGATCCACGCTTCCCACT cctgctgtgttgtcccctgtgtcaaaaagacctgtgaaactgctgttgaaaaagccgctcccacaatgagtttactggatgcatccccagatggagtggacaagtcctacacccccttgaagactctaaatccaacctacaacgcgctccagttatag